One Myxococcales bacterium genomic window, GATCATCGCGTACGCCCTGCGAAGCAGCGTTTTCAGCTCCTCCTGATAGCCTGCCGATATATATCCATAAACCGACAAGATATCGATAATCGAGGCGACCTCGGCTATTGACCCTAGCGAAATATCGAAAAACCGATTTCTGTCTCTCTGCAACCTCCTGCCGTTTCCCTCCGCCAAGTTAAGTAGCGTGCTAGAAAGCGCCCGTTTAAGCTGATCCTC contains:
- a CDS encoding four helix bundle protein → MNHQRLHCYGLLLSVAKKMPELIGSLPRGNYYLEDQLKRALSSTLLNLAEGNGRRLQRDRNRFFDISLGSIAEVASIIDILSVYGYISAGYQEELKTLLRRAYAMIINLKKFNPAS